One genomic segment of Rubripirellula tenax includes these proteins:
- a CDS encoding helix-turn-helix domain-containing protein has protein sequence MNTGTKIRILGRLLDSSDAPVWVIGSDGRLAYLSAGAASWMQCDVEPLVGRLCVAGAPLSDDPLDRFAASLSPPPGLSVRGTASLRITLAIASKPAPLDVRFVRVGVGAEAITIAIGGQFQDRDVDPEWKDAAALRERLDRWRRRHASITTIATAGASMAAKRLRRRLQVAAATRTDICFFGPPGSASESIATRIHQLAAPAEPIVIVDGSLMDPELLDATLLPLIHRLSDSSSVLATALVRQLDEMPLDAQSRLAELHTTYGGRLRLLALSGTQPVALADDAASVQASGAAPTITLDEAPSRGISDRLIEILSSLSVIIEPLSRRVEDIPLLATALLDHRRAAGEGAAERISRAALDALATYPWPTNFVELDGAIRHAIRAATGTSIAVEQLPLAVRSYRPGGDRVNKKSRTITLDDAVKRYELRLIEEAVEASDGNRAEAARRLGISRSRLLRKLDESSDATDAKRETS, from the coding sequence ATGAACACCGGCACAAAAATACGCATCCTTGGTCGACTCCTCGATTCATCGGATGCGCCGGTGTGGGTGATTGGATCAGACGGACGGCTGGCTTATTTGTCGGCCGGCGCTGCCTCTTGGATGCAATGCGATGTCGAACCGCTTGTCGGTCGTCTTTGTGTTGCCGGTGCGCCGCTATCGGATGATCCGTTGGATCGATTTGCTGCTTCGCTTTCGCCGCCACCGGGTTTGTCGGTGCGCGGCACCGCGTCGCTGCGGATTACCCTAGCGATCGCGTCGAAGCCTGCGCCCTTGGATGTGCGCTTCGTGCGCGTCGGCGTTGGAGCGGAAGCAATCACGATTGCGATTGGTGGCCAGTTCCAAGACCGCGACGTCGACCCCGAATGGAAGGATGCCGCCGCACTGCGCGAGCGTCTGGACCGATGGCGTCGTCGGCACGCATCCATCACGACGATCGCAACCGCCGGCGCGTCGATGGCGGCCAAGCGGCTTCGTCGCCGCCTGCAGGTTGCCGCCGCGACGCGAACCGACATTTGCTTTTTCGGCCCGCCGGGGTCCGCAAGTGAGTCGATCGCGACACGTATTCATCAACTCGCCGCGCCCGCCGAACCCATCGTGATCGTCGACGGATCGTTGATGGACCCCGAGTTGCTCGACGCGACGTTGCTTCCGTTGATCCATCGCTTATCGGATTCATCCAGCGTTTTGGCGACGGCGTTGGTGCGCCAATTGGATGAGATGCCGTTGGATGCCCAGTCGCGTCTGGCCGAACTGCACACGACGTACGGTGGTCGTCTTCGACTGCTCGCGCTCTCGGGAACCCAGCCGGTCGCGCTTGCCGATGACGCGGCCTCGGTTCAAGCCTCGGGCGCTGCGCCGACGATCACGTTAGACGAAGCGCCGTCTCGTGGGATCAGCGATCGACTGATCGAAATTCTCAGCTCGCTTTCGGTCATCATCGAACCGTTGTCGCGACGCGTCGAAGACATCCCGCTGCTGGCAACCGCGCTGCTGGATCATCGACGGGCCGCTGGCGAAGGCGCGGCCGAACGGATCAGCCGCGCGGCGCTGGACGCGTTGGCGACGTATCCTTGGCCGACCAACTTTGTCGAACTTGACGGCGCGATACGTCATGCCATCCGCGCGGCGACAGGCACGTCGATCGCGGTCGAGCAATTGCCGCTTGCCGTTCGTTCGTATCGACCCGGTGGTGATCGAGTCAACAAGAAGTCCCGTACGATCACGCTTGACGATGCGGTCAAGCGATACGAGTTGCGATTGATCGAAGAAGCTGTGGAAGCGTCCGACGGCAATCGCGCCGAAGCGGCGCGGCGTCTGGGGATCAGCCGTTCGCGTTTGCTACGCAAGCTGGATGAAAGTAGTGACGCGACCGACGCGAAACGAGAGACGTCGTGA
- a CDS encoding alpha-L-fucosidase, with product MQNSSSYDPTARRLVPRRDFLAAAGCTLGALSATSLTRAVDKGVAVPSYLESVADQYDADPRAAALQWFRSAKFGMFIHYGLYSLLGRHEWVQRNEKIHVAEYAKLADRFTAEGFDADMITDLALETGMKYINITTRHHDSFCLFETKYTDFKSTNSPAKRDLVGELAQQCANKGLGMFFYYSHGRDWRHPHAPNNWGWGSAARPQYEEEEPAYVQGAEHDVAIYTEFMNNQITELLTQYGPVAGIWLDGIGVLLSKKEKAAVFKCQELYDMIHAAQPQVLVSYKQGFLGTEDFKAPERHFKGESDVPLELCDTMQPHGWGYTKADDGKHKTTDQVMAMLDKADAMNANLLLNTGPMPDGSIHPEDVATFKEVGKRLKEK from the coding sequence ATGCAAAATTCGTCCTCCTACGATCCAACCGCTCGACGCTTGGTACCCCGCCGTGACTTTTTGGCCGCGGCCGGATGTACGCTCGGTGCCCTTTCGGCGACCTCGCTCACTCGCGCCGTCGACAAGGGCGTTGCGGTTCCATCTTATTTGGAATCGGTGGCGGACCAATATGACGCCGACCCTCGGGCTGCGGCGCTGCAGTGGTTTCGCAGTGCCAAGTTCGGCATGTTCATTCACTACGGCCTCTACTCGTTGCTGGGACGACATGAATGGGTGCAGCGCAACGAAAAGATTCACGTCGCTGAATACGCCAAGCTAGCGGATCGTTTCACCGCCGAAGGCTTTGATGCCGACATGATCACCGACTTGGCGCTTGAAACGGGCATGAAGTACATCAACATCACCACTCGGCATCACGACAGTTTCTGCTTGTTCGAAACGAAGTACACCGATTTCAAAAGCACCAACTCGCCAGCCAAACGAGACTTGGTCGGTGAGCTGGCCCAGCAGTGTGCGAACAAAGGCCTGGGCATGTTCTTCTACTACTCGCATGGACGTGATTGGCGGCATCCACATGCACCCAACAATTGGGGTTGGGGCAGTGCCGCCCGACCACAGTACGAAGAAGAGGAACCGGCCTACGTTCAGGGCGCCGAGCATGACGTTGCGATCTACACCGAATTCATGAACAACCAAATCACCGAACTGCTTACCCAGTACGGACCCGTCGCTGGCATCTGGTTAGACGGAATCGGCGTTCTGCTATCGAAAAAAGAAAAAGCCGCTGTTTTCAAGTGCCAAGAGCTGTACGACATGATTCATGCGGCACAGCCGCAGGTGTTGGTGTCTTACAAGCAAGGGTTCTTGGGGACCGAAGACTTCAAGGCGCCCGAACGACACTTCAAAGGCGAATCGGATGTGCCGTTGGAATTGTGCGACACGATGCAACCGCACGGCTGGGGGTACACGAAAGCCGACGACGGCAAGCACAAGACGACCGATCAAGTGATGGCAATGCTAGATAAGGCGGATGCCATGAACGCGAACCTGTTGCTCAACACCGGCCCAATGCCGGACGGGTCCATTCACCCCGAAGACGTGGCGACGTTCAAAGAAGTCGGCAAGCGACTAAAAGAAAAGTAG
- a CDS encoding FliM/FliN family flagellar motor switch protein, which produces MADLLSNYSKSVLAIKTPVQVTLARKMVPCSRIVDLVPGSMLTFDSHCDEPLTLEAGGRAIATGETVKIGDKFGLRIREILVTPKED; this is translated from the coding sequence ATGGCTGATTTGCTTAGCAACTATTCCAAGTCTGTCTTGGCGATCAAAACACCGGTCCAGGTGACGCTGGCACGCAAAATGGTGCCGTGCTCGCGGATCGTTGACCTGGTGCCCGGTTCGATGCTGACCTTTGACTCCCACTGCGACGAACCGTTGACGTTGGAAGCGGGAGGCAGGGCGATCGCAACCGGTGAAACGGTCAAAATCGGAGACAAATTTGGTTTACGAATCCGCGAGATTCTGGTCACGCCGAAAGAAGATTAA
- a CDS encoding NAD-dependent epimerase/dehydratase family protein, translating into MVDTYLNSLQGARCLVTGGAGFIGSHLTDSLLARGAMVRVLDNFSTGFRHNLEHLKGDKRVEVVEGDASDATVVGKSVDGIDFIFHEAAMASVPRSMREPDLCHAWCTTSTVELLRAAAASKVKRLVLASTSAAYGDSSFVSKRESDAIAPLSPYAAAKLAAEAYCKAFNHGFELETVILRYFNVFGPRQDPKSEYSAVIPRFVSMILSGKPPTIYGNGQQSRDFVYVTDIAKANMLAATVPDIAGSTFNIARGERTTLLELLTTLSGILGQDIQPIHEPARVGDVRDSLADVSESRNRLQFEPDVTMTEGLAESIQYYRSIVS; encoded by the coding sequence ATGGTTGACACCTACCTCAACTCGCTTCAGGGCGCTCGTTGTCTGGTTACCGGCGGCGCCGGTTTCATCGGTTCGCATTTGACCGATTCGCTACTCGCCCGAGGTGCGATGGTCCGAGTGCTCGATAACTTCAGCACCGGGTTTCGACACAACCTTGAACATCTCAAGGGTGATAAGCGAGTCGAAGTCGTCGAAGGCGACGCGTCCGACGCGACCGTGGTCGGCAAGAGTGTCGATGGGATCGATTTCATCTTTCATGAAGCCGCCATGGCAAGCGTTCCACGCAGCATGCGGGAACCCGATCTTTGTCACGCTTGGTGCACCACAAGTACCGTCGAGTTGCTGCGCGCCGCCGCCGCATCCAAGGTCAAACGCTTGGTGCTGGCGTCGACCAGCGCCGCCTACGGGGACTCGTCGTTCGTGTCCAAACGCGAATCCGACGCGATCGCGCCGCTGTCGCCGTACGCGGCTGCGAAGCTGGCCGCCGAAGCGTACTGCAAGGCATTCAACCATGGATTCGAACTCGAAACCGTGATCCTGCGATACTTCAACGTCTTCGGCCCCCGCCAAGATCCTAAGAGCGAATACAGCGCGGTGATTCCTCGGTTCGTTTCGATGATCTTGTCTGGCAAACCACCAACGATTTACGGCAACGGGCAACAGTCTCGCGACTTTGTTTATGTGACCGACATCGCCAAAGCAAACATGTTGGCGGCAACGGTGCCCGACATTGCGGGAAGCACGTTCAACATCGCCCGCGGCGAGCGAACGACGTTGCTGGAACTGCTGACAACGCTCAGCGGAATTTTGGGACAAGACATTCAACCGATTCACGAACCGGCGCGAGTCGGCGATGTTCGCGACTCATTGGCTGACGTTTCCGAATCCCGCAACCGCTTGCAATTCGAACCCGACGTCACCATGACGGAAGGCTTGGCCGAGAGTATCCAGTACTATCGAAGCATCGTCAGCTAA
- a CDS encoding site-2 protease family protein — translation MLQEPSHSPYDLRFRLLGFPIRIAWGFWLMAIVFGYSWVQGLDLMLRDLSPGIMPLLALWTLCIFVSILIHELGHALAFRQNHIDAEIVLYHFGGLAIPRGGSRYATLGPQQTLWISFAGPLMQFASALIVIALVKMSGFRLDQFDTIIRLPEGILRLIGASEGESMITQSVGLYALIDFYLFPSVFWAILNLVPVLPLDGGQITRSIVEMRGGTAQTALWISVIAAAIVALYGFSGGQQYMGIMFMILGITSFQQLQQMNGRF, via the coding sequence ATGCTGCAAGAACCGAGTCACTCGCCCTACGATTTGCGATTCCGATTGCTCGGGTTTCCGATTCGAATCGCCTGGGGATTCTGGTTGATGGCGATCGTGTTTGGGTATTCGTGGGTGCAGGGACTGGACCTGATGCTGCGCGACCTCAGCCCCGGCATCATGCCGCTGTTGGCGCTCTGGACCCTGTGCATCTTCGTTTCGATTTTGATTCACGAACTGGGTCACGCTCTGGCATTTCGCCAAAACCACATCGACGCCGAAATCGTCCTTTACCACTTCGGCGGCTTGGCGATCCCACGCGGGGGTTCGCGGTACGCGACTTTGGGTCCACAACAAACGCTTTGGATTTCATTCGCCGGACCCTTGATGCAATTCGCTTCCGCGTTGATCGTGATCGCGTTGGTGAAGATGTCGGGGTTTCGTTTGGATCAATTCGACACGATCATTCGGTTGCCCGAAGGGATACTTCGCTTGATCGGGGCTAGTGAAGGCGAATCGATGATCACGCAGAGCGTTGGGTTGTACGCCCTGATCGATTTTTATCTTTTTCCGAGCGTGTTTTGGGCGATCTTAAATTTGGTTCCCGTTTTGCCGCTCGACGGAGGCCAGATCACGCGCTCGATCGTGGAGATGCGTGGCGGAACAGCACAAACAGCGCTGTGGATCAGCGTGATCGCGGCGGCGATCGTGGCGCTGTACGGATTCAGTGGCGGGCAACAGTACATGGGGATCATGTTCATGATCTTAGGCATCACCAGCTTTCAACAACTGCAACAAATGAACGGGCGTTTTTAA
- a CDS encoding DUF3299 domain-containing protein, whose translation MSAELQMSSFADESSAFPYRAISRSAIVSVILAVVASPGLLAAFLPMLGLTVVGIGAALVAFRSISRFPDEFSGKGLAMLGLALNAALLVGGATMHTYIYMTEVPDGYTRVQFYELQQDDAGPDRPTEKAVDIHGQDIFLKGYIHPSSGSGVLKHFILVPDLGTCCFGGQPKSSDMIEITLGGGQTTKAGLTKKKLAGKFLVTPAAGKVTDFDNNVFYQMRVDQVK comes from the coding sequence ATGTCTGCTGAACTTCAAATGTCGTCGTTCGCCGATGAGTCGTCGGCGTTTCCCTACCGTGCAATCAGCCGGTCGGCGATCGTATCCGTCATTTTGGCCGTTGTCGCGTCGCCCGGATTGCTGGCTGCGTTCCTGCCGATGCTGGGACTGACCGTCGTGGGCATCGGAGCAGCCTTGGTGGCGTTTCGCTCGATCAGCCGATTTCCCGACGAATTCAGCGGCAAGGGACTGGCAATGCTGGGATTGGCCCTGAACGCCGCCCTGTTGGTCGGTGGTGCTACGATGCACACGTACATCTACATGACGGAAGTGCCCGACGGATACACGCGGGTCCAGTTCTATGAACTTCAGCAAGACGATGCGGGTCCAGATCGCCCCACCGAAAAAGCCGTCGATATTCACGGACAAGACATCTTCCTGAAGGGCTACATCCATCCCTCTTCAGGTAGCGGGGTGCTGAAGCACTTTATCCTGGTTCCCGACCTGGGAACGTGCTGTTTCGGCGGCCAGCCCAAGAGCAGCGATATGATCGAAATCACGCTGGGTGGGGGCCAAACGACCAAAGCGGGTCTGACCAAGAAGAAATTGGCCGGCAAATTCCTGGTCACACCAGCCGCCGGCAAGGTCACCGATTTTGACAACAACGTCTTTTATCAGATGCGTGTTGACCAGGTGAAGTAA
- a CDS encoding alpha/beta hydrolase: protein MLRFAMVLCIAVTLPFTVDVLADDSRRINDIVYAEVDGQRLLLDLYLPAVDKTPLVVWVHGGAWRSGSRANMPLGFLVDDGYAVASVDYRLSGTAKFPAQVFDCKAAIRFLRTTAGKYGYDADRIAVAGSSAGGHLVAEMGVTNGHPELEGQVGEHKNVSSDVHAIVDYYGPTNLMTILGQSTPHGLSVRVPALELLLGDQRNPELAKLASPVFHVDENDPPLLMIHGDQDPQVPINQSHELDGIYKSLNLDVTFEVVHGGAHGGELFYDSQRQAIVKSFLDRTIKR from the coding sequence ATGTTGCGATTTGCGATGGTGCTGTGCATTGCTGTCACGCTTCCATTCACCGTGGATGTGCTAGCAGACGATTCGCGTCGTATCAATGACATCGTGTACGCCGAAGTCGACGGCCAACGGTTGTTGCTGGATTTGTACTTGCCCGCGGTGGATAAAACGCCGCTAGTCGTTTGGGTTCATGGCGGCGCGTGGCGAAGCGGTTCGCGGGCGAACATGCCGTTGGGATTTCTGGTTGACGATGGCTATGCGGTCGCCAGCGTCGATTACCGCCTAAGCGGCACGGCAAAGTTTCCGGCCCAGGTCTTCGATTGCAAAGCGGCAATACGATTTCTGCGCACGACCGCCGGCAAGTACGGCTACGACGCCGACCGGATCGCGGTGGCAGGTTCATCGGCCGGAGGTCATTTGGTCGCTGAGATGGGTGTGACCAACGGACATCCGGAATTGGAAGGCCAAGTCGGTGAACACAAGAACGTTTCTTCGGACGTTCACGCGATTGTTGATTACTACGGCCCTACCAACCTCATGACGATTTTGGGTCAATCCACGCCCCATGGGTTGAGTGTTCGTGTACCAGCGTTGGAATTGTTGCTAGGTGATCAAAGGAACCCAGAACTGGCAAAGCTGGCCAGTCCCGTTTTCCACGTCGACGAAAACGATCCGCCGCTACTGATGATTCACGGCGACCAAGATCCGCAGGTGCCCATCAACCAGTCGCATGAGTTGGACGGAATATACAAATCGCTGAATCTAGACGTCACGTTCGAAGTGGTGCACGGCGGCGCCCACGGAGGCGAACTCTTTTACGATTCCCAACGCCAAGCGATCGTCAAATCGTTCTTGGATCGGACAATCAAGCGCTGA
- a CDS encoding HugZ family pyridoxamine 5'-phosphate oxidase, whose protein sequence is MSASATISEIIQSASVASLGTVTVDGGPFVSLVTIAATTPTTMVMLLSGLAVHTKNLVVSPKTSLLLVQPGGEGGDPLAGARVSLVGSTIRLDRGEDTVARSTFLAKHVSASMYADFGDFSFFEFTVDHAHLVAGFGRIETLSADQL, encoded by the coding sequence ATGTCAGCCAGCGCAACAATCTCTGAAATCATTCAATCTGCATCCGTCGCCAGTCTGGGAACGGTCACAGTCGATGGAGGCCCGTTCGTATCATTGGTGACCATCGCCGCGACAACCCCCACGACGATGGTGATGCTGCTGAGCGGATTGGCCGTTCATACCAAAAATTTGGTAGTCAGTCCGAAGACGTCGTTGCTGCTGGTTCAGCCCGGCGGCGAAGGCGGTGACCCTTTGGCGGGCGCCCGCGTGTCGCTGGTCGGCTCGACAATCCGCCTGGATCGCGGCGAAGACACGGTCGCTCGGTCGACTTTCTTAGCCAAACATGTCTCGGCTTCGATGTATGCTGACTTCGGTGATTTTTCGTTTTTCGAATTCACCGTCGACCACGCTCACCTGGTCGCCGGCTTCGGACGCATCGAAACGCTCTCGGCCGACCAACTCTAA
- a CDS encoding NRDE family protein gives MCLLAVQYRLVPESPILVAANREEYIDRPSLSPSIQSGKPRVLCGIDQKAGGTWLGVNQNGLFVGICNRATTMPLFGQRSRGLLGLDLLRCGSAARALEKAETEFAKTRYEGCNIMIADAKNGYAIHADERQEVVELKDGLNIIGSRNLNDPEDQRVQMARRLLTLQTLDSPVKFLAVASKVFARAPVGPGRPSMVVRNGDYATVSSTLVALGVKPRDAIYQFSNGAPDESKYEDYSPMLRDILSRGLREARTKAKATT, from the coding sequence ATGTGCTTACTGGCTGTTCAGTACCGATTGGTCCCCGAGAGTCCGATCTTGGTAGCAGCAAACCGCGAAGAGTACATCGATAGGCCGAGTTTATCGCCATCGATCCAATCTGGTAAACCACGGGTTCTTTGCGGGATCGATCAAAAGGCCGGAGGAACGTGGCTTGGCGTGAACCAAAATGGCTTGTTCGTCGGGATTTGCAACCGCGCCACGACGATGCCCTTGTTCGGTCAACGATCACGCGGCCTGCTAGGCCTGGATCTGTTGCGATGCGGTTCGGCGGCACGTGCGCTGGAAAAAGCCGAAACCGAGTTCGCAAAGACTCGCTACGAAGGCTGCAACATCATGATCGCCGACGCCAAGAACGGTTACGCCATCCACGCCGACGAACGCCAAGAAGTTGTCGAATTGAAAGATGGCTTGAATATCATCGGTTCGCGGAATTTGAACGACCCAGAAGATCAACGCGTACAAATGGCACGTCGACTGCTGACGCTGCAAACTCTCGATTCGCCGGTCAAGTTCCTGGCCGTTGCAAGTAAAGTGTTCGCTCGCGCCCCGGTCGGCCCCGGTCGACCAAGCATGGTGGTCCGCAACGGCGACTATGCGACGGTAAGCAGCACGTTGGTCGCCCTGGGCGTCAAACCGCGAGATGCGATCTATCAGTTCTCCAACGGTGCCCCCGACGAGTCCAAGTACGAGGACTATTCGCCGATGCTGCGAGACATCCTCAGCCGCGGTCTACGGGAAGCGCGGACCAAAGCCAAAGCGACGACATAG
- a CDS encoding Mrp/NBP35 family ATP-binding protein, whose amino-acid sequence MTFPLAPYRSTMSSLSVEAVRTAIEAYPDPESGRPIGSMDQIRDVVVSGASSTTITIGLTSHSMPIADEVADALRSRIVAAIPGTDVDVQTVHHDRAPARLGQIGLRCKSVIAVGSGKGGVGKSTVAASLALTLRRMGSKVGLMDADVYGPSIPHLLGLSGRPAITEAKRIEPIRCGDMPVMSMGFLIEPDQAVIWRGPMLHGSINQFLGETDWGDLDYLIIDMPPGTGDIALTLSQALPLAGSVVVCTPQEVALLDAVKAISMFRKVNIPILGMVENMSGFLCPDCGKTYDIFGRGGARDKAEELGVAYLGGLPIDIELRKAGDEGRLAEVIDTDERARAPFDAVAKAVVRNLAAKAAAAPPKASLPTL is encoded by the coding sequence CTGACATTCCCCCTAGCCCCCTACCGTTCCACCATGAGCAGTCTTTCCGTCGAAGCCGTTCGCACGGCCATTGAAGCGTATCCCGATCCAGAATCAGGTCGACCGATCGGATCCATGGACCAAATTCGCGATGTGGTTGTTTCGGGTGCGTCATCAACCACCATCACGATCGGATTGACGTCGCATTCGATGCCGATCGCCGACGAAGTCGCCGACGCACTTCGATCGCGGATCGTCGCCGCGATCCCGGGTACCGATGTCGATGTTCAAACCGTGCATCACGATCGCGCGCCGGCTCGGTTGGGTCAGATCGGATTGCGTTGCAAGAGTGTCATCGCAGTCGGCAGCGGCAAAGGCGGCGTCGGCAAAAGCACCGTTGCCGCATCGCTTGCCCTGACGCTGCGCCGGATGGGATCGAAAGTCGGCTTGATGGATGCCGACGTCTACGGGCCCAGCATTCCGCACTTGCTCGGATTGTCCGGTCGTCCGGCCATCACCGAAGCGAAACGCATCGAACCGATTCGATGTGGTGACATGCCCGTCATGTCGATGGGTTTCTTGATCGAACCGGACCAAGCGGTGATTTGGCGAGGACCGATGTTGCACGGTTCGATCAATCAATTCCTCGGCGAGACCGATTGGGGTGACCTCGACTACTTGATCATCGATATGCCGCCCGGAACCGGCGACATCGCGCTGACACTCTCGCAAGCGTTGCCGCTGGCCGGATCCGTTGTCGTTTGTACTCCGCAGGAAGTCGCGTTGTTGGACGCCGTCAAAGCGATCAGCATGTTCCGCAAGGTCAACATTCCGATCTTGGGGATGGTTGAAAACATGAGCGGATTTCTTTGTCCCGATTGTGGCAAGACGTACGACATCTTTGGGCGTGGCGGCGCACGCGACAAAGCCGAAGAGTTGGGCGTCGCTTACTTGGGCGGTTTGCCAATCGATATCGAGTTGCGTAAAGCGGGTGATGAAGGCCGGTTGGCCGAAGTGATCGATACCGATGAACGCGCACGTGCGCCATTCGACGCAGTCGCCAAAGCAGTGGTGCGAAATTTGGCGGCAAAAGCAGCCGCGGCGCCACCAAAGGCCAGCCTGCCAACATTGTAG
- a CDS encoding glycosyltransferase family 4 protein — protein MEANPKIAAISPWIGQTSNVWMHRQFAQLADQLTTIFTWESHNEDQFPLPDTDIRFVPDAFANPLRGLPRTLDSMLSPRTGGTRFGSRFDRWFTRQLVGCGAQAVLGQFGHYGMLAEVACRKIGVPVFAHFHGHDLSARLRRKRYRTSLESHWHDFAGKIVVATYQQNYLLEHGHEPDSVALIPCGAPTRSIAAQADTIRSSQPIDRNVFTFLFVGRLVEKKDPLSMLRSFERCWQERPEVRLRIVGAGPLEAQCHQWVADRSPAFANAITFLGAMSPKNVIKEMATANALAQHSRTASDGDMEGWPVSIAEAMAASLPIIATRHAGIVDQVGEGDNGYLCNEGDWETMAKDMTVLVSDRELADRMSRQSLKRAMGFDSADQIEKLRHFINDRVAHRSQRRRAA, from the coding sequence ATGGAAGCCAATCCGAAAATCGCCGCGATCTCCCCTTGGATCGGTCAAACCAGCAACGTTTGGATGCACCGCCAGTTCGCCCAGCTCGCCGACCAACTGACCACCATCTTCACATGGGAATCGCACAACGAAGATCAGTTTCCATTGCCTGATACTGACATTCGCTTCGTGCCCGATGCGTTCGCGAACCCACTGAGAGGTCTTCCGCGGACGCTCGATTCCATGCTCAGCCCCCGCACCGGCGGCACTCGGTTCGGCAGCCGTTTCGATCGATGGTTCACTCGGCAATTGGTCGGATGCGGCGCCCAAGCGGTGTTGGGCCAGTTCGGTCACTACGGAATGCTCGCCGAAGTCGCGTGCCGCAAGATCGGTGTCCCCGTCTTCGCTCACTTCCACGGCCACGATTTGAGCGCGCGATTGCGAAGAAAACGCTATCGCACATCGCTGGAGTCTCATTGGCATGATTTTGCCGGCAAGATCGTCGTCGCGACCTACCAACAAAACTACTTGCTCGAACACGGACATGAACCCGATTCCGTTGCCTTGATCCCGTGCGGCGCACCGACACGATCGATCGCAGCACAGGCCGACACCATCCGTTCATCCCAGCCCATCGACCGAAACGTTTTCACATTCCTGTTCGTCGGCCGACTTGTCGAAAAGAAAGACCCGCTGTCGATGCTTCGTTCGTTCGAGCGATGCTGGCAGGAACGCCCCGAAGTCCGATTGCGAATTGTCGGTGCCGGCCCCTTGGAAGCCCAGTGTCACCAGTGGGTCGCCGACCGATCGCCAGCCTTCGCCAACGCGATCACCTTCTTGGGCGCGATGTCACCCAAGAACGTCATCAAAGAAATGGCGACTGCCAATGCACTGGCCCAACACTCACGAACCGCATCCGACGGCGATATGGAAGGTTGGCCCGTTTCGATTGCCGAAGCAATGGCCGCCAGCCTTCCAATCATCGCAACACGCCATGCCGGGATCGTCGATCAAGTCGGTGAAGGGGACAACGGCTACCTTTGCAATGAAGGCGACTGGGAAACCATGGCCAAAGATATGACAGTCCTCGTATCGGATCGCGAGTTGGCGGATCGCATGAGTCGCCAATCGCTCAAGCGAGCGATGGGTTTCGACTCGGCCGACCAAATCGAAAAGCTGCGTCACTTCATCAACGATCGCGTTGCACATCGCTCGCAACGACGCCGCGCCGCTTGA
- a CDS encoding calmodulin-binding protein, which yields MLRHLLIAAALLGSYVATSDIASADQRAYGQNWGGQADTRDWNRFYHYPYVYYPQNFYGQEYFRSSDDMYHRYPQEMRIPVYNKKWHNPYPSNRRFHSGHQFILDVF from the coding sequence ATGCTTCGCCATCTATTGATCGCCGCGGCGCTGCTTGGAAGCTACGTCGCTACTTCAGATATCGCATCCGCCGACCAACGGGCTTACGGCCAAAATTGGGGCGGCCAAGCCGACACACGCGACTGGAACCGCTTTTATCACTATCCCTACGTTTACTATCCCCAAAACTTCTATGGGCAAGAGTACTTTCGTAGCAGTGACGATATGTACCACCGCTATCCGCAAGAAATGCGGATCCCGGTCTACAACAAAAAGTGGCACAACCCCTACCCCAGCAATCGTCGGTTTCACTCCGGCCACCAATTCATCCTTGACGTGTTTTAA